From Clarias gariepinus isolate MV-2021 ecotype Netherlands chromosome 2, CGAR_prim_01v2, whole genome shotgun sequence, one genomic window encodes:
- the LOC128513864 gene encoding trace amine-associated receptor 13c-like yields MPEPLSFLHEEADFKVYCFPEFNASCIKIPHNVSTQTVLYLLLLSAMTITILGNSVVIISIAHFKQLHTPTNILVMSLALVDLLLGITVMPFSMIRSVEGCWYYSQEFCFLHSSFDLCLTGASIFHLISIAIDRYQAVCYPLQYPTKMTKPVAWFMVAVSWITAAMCSYTLLFTKPSEDNGLPNCLGSCTLLMNALWAILSIVIGFILPCCVMICLYAQIFLISKKHARKMEGVKQGRDDLTKFSQKEKHENKAVKTLGIVVGAFNFCWMPFFLISLLDPFINFATPSLLFDVFSWLGYINSTLNPIIYGFFYPWFRKTLSLIVTLKIFTPHSSDTKVYT; encoded by the coding sequence ATGCCAGAGCCTCTTAGTTTTTTACATGAAGAAGCAGATTTTAAAGTTTACTGTTTTCCTGAATTCAATGCCTCTTGTATAAAAATCCCTCACAATGTATCAACTCAAACTGTGCTGTATTTGTTGCTGTTGTCTGCAATGACCATTACAATTCTAGGGAACTCTGTTGTCATTATCTCCAtagcacattttaaacaacttCACACACCTACAAACATTTTGGTGATGTCTCTGGCACTGGTGGATCTGCTTCTGGGAATCACAGTCATGCCGTTCAGCATGATCAGGTCTGTGGAAGGATGCTGGTACTACAGTCAAGAATTCTGTTTTTTACACTCTAGTTTTGACCTGTGCCTTACTGGAGCATCAATTTTCCATTTAATTTCTATTGCAATTGATCGATATCAAGCCGTGTGTTATCCTCTTCAATACCCTACAAAAATGACCAAACCTGTTGCATGGTTTATGGTGGCTGTGAGTTGGATTACAGCAGCAATGTGTTCCTATACTCTCTTGTTTACAAAACCAAGTGAAGACAATGGATTACCAAATTGCTTGGGAAGTTGCACCCTTTTAATGAATGCATTATGGGCTATTTTAAGTATCGTTATAGGATTCATTTTACCATGTTGTGTTATGATTTGTCTTTATgctcaaatatttttaatttcaaaGAAGCATGCAAGAAAAATGGAGGGGGTGAAGCAGGGCAGAGATGATTTGACCAAGTtttcacaaaaagaaaaacatgagaACAAAGCAGTAAAAACTCTTGGGATTGTTGTAGGAGCCTTTAATTTTTGCTGGATGCCCTTTTTCCTTATCTCTCTACTTGATCCTTTTATTAACTTTGCAACCCCTTCATTACTTTTTGATGTCTTTAGCTGGTTAGGTTACATTAATTCCACTTTAAACCCTATCATATATGGCTTTTTCTACCCTTGGTTCAGAAAAACACTATCTCTCATTGttacactaaaaatatttaCTCCTCATTCATCTGATACAAAAGTATATACATAG